From Deinococcus aquaticus, one genomic window encodes:
- a CDS encoding S8 family peptidase: protein MKIHTTVLSRLTLIAAALSLAACSQRSAPVQSALPAPAALVSGGQIATVRIGADVTEAALRSAAPGTQIIAFHPESGYALLSVPGTLKAASLSGQGLQALGVNAQGVTLEVDQELEVLNDTSAEGLADGLGATSWANGATSWANGATSWAGGNTFMQAKDWASTQEYWSLINLQAAHRLVPELGRGVKVAVIDTGIDLNHPLLRGRIDTVGAWDYVGGDATPQEELPVTGVKKYGHGTAVSGVVLQIAPNAEILPLRVLNPAGRGPMSRVLQAVDRAVASGARVINLSLGSDTDSAALNAMISAAIAKGVVVVNSSGNSGTEGMVYPAQNLTTGKFTVNSGLLGIGSVDMKGMKSFFSTYSTAMSLTAPGEKVVTSYPDSRLAYASGTSFAAPAVSGAVALAMSTGAADLRPATIAANLRLTATPSTDATYKSKMGQGVLNVGSFVSRYR, encoded by the coding sequence ATGAAGATTCACACGACCGTCCTGTCCCGCCTGACCCTGATCGCCGCTGCGCTGTCGCTGGCCGCCTGCAGTCAGCGGTCCGCGCCGGTTCAGAGCGCTCTACCCGCACCGGCCGCGCTGGTCTCCGGCGGCCAGATCGCCACTGTCCGGATCGGGGCCGACGTGACCGAGGCGGCCCTGCGCAGCGCCGCGCCCGGCACGCAGATCATCGCGTTCCATCCGGAAAGCGGGTACGCGCTGCTGTCGGTTCCGGGGACCCTGAAGGCCGCCAGCCTGAGCGGGCAGGGCCTTCAGGCGCTGGGCGTGAATGCCCAGGGCGTGACGCTGGAAGTCGATCAGGAACTGGAAGTATTGAACGACACTTCAGCGGAGGGACTGGCAGACGGGCTGGGTGCTACCAGCTGGGCAAACGGCGCGACCAGTTGGGCCAATGGCGCAACCAGCTGGGCCGGCGGAAACACCTTCATGCAGGCCAAGGACTGGGCGAGTACGCAGGAGTACTGGAGCCTGATAAACCTTCAGGCTGCGCACAGGCTGGTCCCGGAACTCGGGCGGGGCGTGAAGGTCGCCGTGATCGATACGGGCATCGACCTGAACCACCCGCTGCTGCGCGGGCGGATCGACACGGTGGGCGCGTGGGATTACGTGGGCGGCGACGCCACCCCGCAAGAAGAGCTGCCGGTCACCGGCGTCAAGAAGTACGGGCACGGCACGGCCGTCAGCGGCGTGGTGCTGCAGATCGCGCCGAACGCGGAAATCCTGCCGCTGCGGGTCCTGAATCCCGCTGGGCGCGGGCCGATGTCGCGGGTGCTGCAGGCCGTGGACCGCGCAGTGGCGAGCGGTGCGCGCGTCATCAACCTGTCACTGGGTTCCGATACGGACTCGGCTGCCCTGAACGCCATGATCAGTGCGGCGATCGCCAAGGGCGTCGTGGTGGTGAATTCCTCCGGGAACAGCGGCACGGAAGGCATGGTCTATCCCGCGCAGAACCTCACGACCGGGAAGTTCACGGTGAACAGCGGCCTGCTGGGTATCGGGAGCGTGGACATGAAAGGCATGAAGTCCTTCTTCTCGACGTACAGCACGGCCATGTCCCTGACTGCGCCCGGTGAGAAGGTGGTGACCAGCTACCCGGACAGCCGCCTGGCGTACGCTTCGGGCACGTCGTTCGCCGCTCCGGCGGTGTCGGGGGCGGTGGCGCTGGCCATGTCGACGGGCGCGGCGGACCTGAGGCCCGCGACCATCGCCGCGAACCTGCGCCTGACGGCCACGCCCAGCACGGACGCGACGTACAAGTCGAAGATGGGGCAGGGCGTCCTGAACGTCGGTTCGTTCGTGAGCAGGTACCGTTGA